GTAGCGGCGGAAACCAACCGTGCAACCGCGAGGTTGCGGCGATCCTGTAGGCCAATGTGCCGTGACGGCGTGGCCCAAGCCTTCGTCAGGTGCGTCAGGCGGGTGCGGCAGCGGTGCTGGGGCGCGTTGCGCGCGGCGCGCCCTGTTCGTAGCGGTCCATCGCGAGTCCGTCGGTACGGATCTCGGGGCGCTGGCCCATCACCATGTCGGAGATGAGCTTGCCCGAGCCGCAGGCCATGGTCCAGCCCAGCGTGCCGTGGCCGGTGTTGAGGAACAGGTTGGCGTAGCGTGTGCCGCCGACGATGGGCGTGCTGTCGGGCGTCATCGGGCGCAGGCCGGTCCAGAACGTGGCGCGCGGCACGTCGCCGCCGGGGAACAGGTCGGTCACCACCTTTTCGAGCGTGGCGCGGCGCGCCGGGTTCAGGCGCAGGTCGAAGCCGCCCAGCTCGGCCATGCCGCCCACGCGGATGCGGTTGTCGAAGCGGGTGACGGCCACCTTGTAGGTCTCGTCGAGCACCGTCGATTGCGGGGCCAGCGATTCGTCCAGCAGCGGCACGGTCAGCGAATAGCCCTTGACCGGGTAGACCGGGATGTCCAGGCCCAGCGAGGCGATGGCCGCGCGCGAATAGCTCCCGAAGGCCATCACGTAGCGGTCGGCGGTGAGGATCTTGCCGGTGGTGGTGCGCACGCCGGTGATGCGGCTGCCGTCGGTTTCCAGGCCGGCGATGGTCTGGCCGAAGCGGAAGTCCACGCCCAGGCCGCGCGCGATTTCCGCGAGGCCGCGGGTGAAGAGGTGGCAGTCGCCGGTTTCGTCGTTGGGCAGGCGCAGGCCGCCGGTGAGGCGGTCGCGTGCGCCGGCCAGCGCGGGCTCCACGCTCGCCAGCGAATCGCGGTCGAGCAGTTCGTATGGCACGCCGCACTCTTCGAGCACCGCGATGTCGCGCTGCACCGCGTCGAGCTGGGCCTGCGTGCGGAACAGCTGCAGGGTGCCGCCGGTGCGCTGCTCGTACTGCAGGCCGGTGTCGGCACGCAGCTGCTGCAGGCAGCCGCGGCTGTATTCGGCCACGCGCATCATGCGCTCCTTGTTCACGGCGTACGCCTCGGGCGAGCAGTTGCGCAGCATGGCGGCCATCCAGCGCAGCTGGAACATCGTGCCGTCGGGGCGGATCGACAGCGGCGCATGCTTCTTGAACATCCACTTGATGGCCTTCAGCGGAATGCCCGGCGCTGCCCACGGCGTGGAGTAGCCGGGCGACACCTGGCCGGCGTTGCCGAAGCTGGTTTCCTCGGCCGGACCGTCCTGCCGGTCGAGCAGGGTGACCTCCGCGCCGGAGCGGGCGAGGTAGTAGGCCGTGGTGGTACCGATCACGCCGCCGCCGAGAACAATGACTTTCATGGTGTATCCGCCGATTCGAATGGAATGAAAGGAATTTAAGATGCACAATCCAGTGGATTCCATTGTTTTTTGAGATTCGGCAGTGAAATCCGCTGCTGGAAATCACCCAAGGCCGCCTGCGAAGTGAAATGCCCGAACTCGACCGAATCGACCGCCGGATCCTCGATGCCTTGCAGCGCCAGGGCCGCATTTCCATGACCGAACTGGCCGAGCACATCGGCCTGTCGGCGTCGCCCTGCGCGGAGCGGGTGAAGCGCATGGAGCGCGACGGCGTCATCACCGGCTATCACGCGCGGGTGTCCCCCGAGGCACTGGGCAAGACGCTGCTGGTGTTCGTCGAGATCAAGCTGTCGGCCAAGTCAGGCGACGTGTTCGACAAGGTCAAGCAGGAGCTGCTGCACATGCCCGAGGTGCTCGAATGCCACCTGGTGTCGGGCAGCTTCGACTACCTGGTGAAGGCGCGGCTCAGCGGCATGAGCGAATACCGCCACCTGCTGGGCGACATCCTCAAGAAGCTGCCGGTGGCGGCCGAGTCGCACAGCTACGTGGTGATGGAGGAAATCAAGGAAACCCTGACGCTGGCCGTGGACCGCTGAACAGACCGCTGAACAGACCGCTGGACACAACGATGAGCACGGACCGCGACATTCCCGGCATCACCATCCGCCCCTGGCGGCTGGACGACTTCGACGCCGTCAAGGCCATCCTCGACGACACCTTCGCGAGCACCTGGCTGCCGCAACTCAGCCCGGAGGCGTTGCGCACCTACCGCGAGAGTGGCGAGCCCGTGGGCTACATCGACGAGATGGGTCCGGCCTTCTTCGTTGCCGAGATCGAAGGCGAGGTGGTCGGCATGGTCCATTGGGAGCATGACTTCGTGCATGCGCTGCACGTGCCGGCCGCGCAGCAGCGCCGCGGTATCGCACGCGCGTTGATGGCCTTCGCGGAAGACGGCATGCGCGCCAGCGGTGTGACGCTCGCGCGGCTGGAGACCGACACCTTCAACACGCAGAGCCAGGGCTTCTACCTCGCGCTCGGCTACCGCGAAGCCGACCGCTACCCCGATCTCGAATGGCACAGCGGCTTCACGACCATCCTGTACGTGAAGCCGCTTGCATCCTGAACAGCAACCTCCCACCAAGGACATCCGCATGACCATCTCGATCCGCCGCGACGGCACCACCGGCACGCGCCACATCCTGAAGATCCGCAACCACGAGATCCCGGTCGATGCCTCGCCGGCCGGCGGAGGCAGCGACGCCGGCCCCGAGCCGCACGACCTGTACGACGCGTCGCTCGCGGCCTGCAAGGCGCTCACCGTGCTGATCTACGCGCGCCGCAAGGGCATTCCGGTGGAAGACATCGAGGTGGTGGTCGACCGCGACGACAGCGAGGAGCGCAAGGGCGTCTACCGCCTGAAGTCCGGCCTGCGCGTGAGCGGCGACCTGAGCGAGGCGCAGCGCGACGAACTGCTGCGCGTGGCGGGCAAGTGCCCGGTGCACAAGCTCATGACCGAGGTGAAGACCGAGATCGAGACCGGCTGGGCCGACTGAGCCAGCGCGGCATCCGTTCGCGCTCAGTTCAGCACGCGGTACGCCCGCAAGGCGCGCAGCAGCGCCCACAGGCCCGCCTCGGCCGGCACGCTTTTCTCGTTGAACGACACGGCGATGTACACGTCGTCGGCCGGCACATAGGCCACGACGCTGGTGAAGCCCTCGATGCCGCCGCTGTG
Above is a window of Variovorax sp. PMC12 DNA encoding:
- a CDS encoding winged helix-turn-helix transcriptional regulator, giving the protein MPELDRIDRRILDALQRQGRISMTELAEHIGLSASPCAERVKRMERDGVITGYHARVSPEALGKTLLVFVEIKLSAKSGDVFDKVKQELLHMPEVLECHLVSGSFDYLVKARLSGMSEYRHLLGDILKKLPVAAESHSYVVMEEIKETLTLAVDR
- a CDS encoding GNAT family N-acetyltransferase, translating into MSTDRDIPGITIRPWRLDDFDAVKAILDDTFASTWLPQLSPEALRTYRESGEPVGYIDEMGPAFFVAEIEGEVVGMVHWEHDFVHALHVPAAQQRRGIARALMAFAEDGMRASGVTLARLETDTFNTQSQGFYLALGYREADRYPDLEWHSGFTTILYVKPLAS
- a CDS encoding D-amino acid dehydrogenase; translated protein: MKVIVLGGGVIGTTTAYYLARSGAEVTLLDRQDGPAEETSFGNAGQVSPGYSTPWAAPGIPLKAIKWMFKKHAPLSIRPDGTMFQLRWMAAMLRNCSPEAYAVNKERMMRVAEYSRGCLQQLRADTGLQYEQRTGGTLQLFRTQAQLDAVQRDIAVLEECGVPYELLDRDSLASVEPALAGARDRLTGGLRLPNDETGDCHLFTRGLAEIARGLGVDFRFGQTIAGLETDGSRITGVRTTTGKILTADRYVMAFGSYSRAAIASLGLDIPVYPVKGYSLTVPLLDESLAPQSTVLDETYKVAVTRFDNRIRVGGMAELGGFDLRLNPARRATLEKVVTDLFPGGDVPRATFWTGLRPMTPDSTPIVGGTRYANLFLNTGHGTLGWTMACGSGKLISDMVMGQRPEIRTDGLAMDRYEQGAPRATRPSTAAAPA
- a CDS encoding OsmC family protein; translated protein: MTISIRRDGTTGTRHILKIRNHEIPVDASPAGGGSDAGPEPHDLYDASLAACKALTVLIYARRKGIPVEDIEVVVDRDDSEERKGVYRLKSGLRVSGDLSEAQRDELLRVAGKCPVHKLMTEVKTEIETGWAD